In Desulfovibrio aminophilus DSM 12254, a single window of DNA contains:
- the nusA gene encoding transcription termination factor NusA: MSELKKAIDQISKDRGIDRDLLVDTLEEAVRSSVIRKYGESMDVEVSFNEELGEIEVYQFKVVADKVTEPLNEIELKEARKHDPAVQLGDEMGFKLNIEDLGRIAAQAAKQVIIQRMRDAEQEIIYEEYKDRVGEITSGIIQRRDRTGWIINLGRTEALLPKEEQIPRERYKRGDRVQAFIIDVQKESRGPQVVVSRSHPDYMTSLFHREVPEVADGTVKIMGVARDPGLRAKVAVYSRDRDVDPVGACVGIRGSRIQNIVQELKGERIDIVVWSPDIAMYAQHALSPAVISRITVDEEEQILEVVVPDDQLTLAIGRKGQNVKLASKLLGWKIDIFTESRYGELNADRKGLEQLASVAEVGIENFLAAGFETAELLAAATDEQILAVDGMTPSKVSDIRLAMNMLDIKPKEPEAPEAQETAPEAPEAEGGKTGEE, translated from the coding sequence ATGTCGGAACTGAAAAAGGCCATCGATCAGATCAGCAAGGACCGCGGCATCGACCGCGACCTGCTCGTGGACACCCTGGAAGAGGCCGTGCGCTCCTCCGTGATCCGCAAGTACGGCGAATCCATGGACGTGGAGGTGAGCTTCAACGAGGAGCTGGGCGAGATCGAGGTCTACCAGTTCAAGGTCGTGGCCGACAAGGTCACGGAGCCCCTCAACGAGATCGAACTCAAGGAAGCCCGCAAGCATGACCCGGCCGTCCAGCTGGGCGACGAGATGGGCTTCAAGCTGAACATCGAGGATCTGGGCCGCATCGCCGCCCAGGCCGCCAAACAGGTCATCATTCAGCGCATGCGCGACGCCGAACAGGAGATCATCTACGAGGAATACAAGGACCGCGTGGGCGAGATCACCTCGGGCATCATCCAGCGCCGCGACCGCACCGGCTGGATCATCAACCTGGGCCGCACCGAGGCCCTGCTCCCCAAGGAGGAGCAGATCCCCCGTGAGCGCTACAAGCGCGGCGACCGCGTCCAGGCCTTCATCATCGACGTGCAGAAGGAGTCCCGCGGCCCCCAGGTGGTGGTTTCCCGCTCCCACCCGGACTACATGACCTCCCTCTTCCACCGCGAGGTGCCGGAGGTGGCCGACGGCACGGTCAAGATCATGGGCGTGGCCCGCGACCCGGGCCTGCGCGCCAAGGTGGCCGTCTACTCCCGTGATCGCGACGTGGACCCGGTGGGCGCCTGCGTGGGCATCCGCGGTTCCCGCATCCAGAACATCGTGCAGGAGCTCAAGGGCGAACGCATCGACATCGTGGTCTGGAGCCCGGACATCGCCATGTACGCCCAGCACGCCCTGTCCCCGGCCGTGATCTCGCGCATCACCGTGGACGAGGAAGAGCAGATTCTCGAGGTGGTGGTGCCCGACGACCAGTTGACCCTGGCCATCGGCCGCAAGGGCCAGAACGTCAAGCTGGCCTCCAAACTGTTGGGCTGGAAGATCGACATCTTCACCGAAAGCCGCTACGGCGAACTCAACGCCGACCGCAAGGGCCTGGAACAGCTGGCCAGCGTGGCCGAAGTGGGCATCGAGAACTTCCTCGCCGCCGGCTTCGAGACCGCCGAACTGCTGGCCGCGGCCACGGACGAGCAGATCCTGGCCGTGGACGGCATGACGCCCTCCAAGGTCTCGGACATACGCTTGGCCATGAACATGCTCGACATCAAGCCGAAGGAGCCCGAGGCTCCCGAGGCTCAGGAAACCGCTCCGGAGGCCCCCGAGGCCGAAGGCGGCAAGACCGGAGAGGAATGA
- the infB gene encoding translation initiation factor IF-2, with protein sequence MTDKMKVKDLAAELGLSNKDILQRARDAGIHVRSFMGTLEPEEVDRLREASPAQTESSATVVREVQPGVIVRRRKATPPTAEEAKPKARKEAPKKPVEQPAEEQPAPKAAETKDDAPKAKTTAKDVAEKPAPAARKAEEPKARIISVPKAQEPEPAPEPKAETVEVPPAALAAEAPTTAKAEAETSAAPVVPTVEETTPKPAVKVEAQEAAAAETPTAEAPVQEAAEATEGEEKKKKKPRREVHIPQVRIISRPDPNQPQPQPAAQPRSERPYEPRRPAGPGGPRPGGPGGPRPAGPGGPRPSGPRPGGPGGPRPGGPDAAVPPRSDKDGEAGKRGKQRKKDRRVVEFSHGAPGFESEEAARRAAAAGGPGKRKPMPGEEEGFRRHGRRKRKAPKEMPQEAAQPQKAVKRKIRVDETIRVSDLAKQMAVKAPALIKALFALGVMATINQALDLDTATLLASEFGYEVENVSFDEQEFLVEETPDTDEDLKPRPPVVTIMGHVDHGKTSLLDAIRTTNVTAGEAGGITQHIGAYHVATDRGEVVFLDTPGHEAFTTMRARGAQVTDIVVLVVAADDGVMDQTREAINHARAANVPIVVAVNKIDKEGANPDRVRRELSEFGLVPEDWGGETIYAHVSAKQKVGIDSLLEMILLQAEVLELKANPDKHARGHIIEAKLDKGRGPVGTLLIREGSIKMGDSFVCGVQHGKVRALFNDQGKKIKSAGPAWPVEIQGFDGVPEAGDEFAVVADDKVARRIAQSRMIKQREKELGGKSKISLESFLASKPDQEAKSLNLLVKADVQGSLEAIGEALNKLSTDEVKVQVVHGGAGAITESDVMLAAASQAIIIGFNVRPTAKVKEMAERENIEIRFYDIIYKLVGEIKDAMSGMLTPDIQEAYLGQAEVRNTFSVPKVGTVAGCGVVDGKLTRNAKVRLLRDGVVVYTGQLASLKRFKDDAKEVLKGYECGVGLENFNDVKIGDVIEAFELKEVARTLE encoded by the coding sequence ATGACGGACAAGATGAAGGTCAAGGACCTGGCCGCGGAGCTGGGACTGAGCAATAAGGATATCCTGCAGCGGGCCCGGGACGCCGGCATCCACGTGCGCAGCTTCATGGGCACGCTGGAACCCGAGGAAGTGGACCGGCTGCGCGAGGCATCTCCCGCTCAGACCGAGTCTTCGGCCACCGTGGTCCGCGAGGTGCAGCCCGGAGTCATCGTGCGCCGCCGCAAGGCCACGCCCCCGACGGCCGAGGAAGCCAAGCCGAAAGCCCGGAAAGAGGCGCCGAAGAAGCCGGTGGAGCAGCCCGCCGAGGAGCAGCCCGCCCCGAAGGCCGCCGAAACCAAGGATGATGCCCCCAAGGCCAAGACGACAGCGAAGGACGTCGCGGAGAAACCCGCGCCCGCCGCGCGCAAGGCCGAGGAACCCAAGGCGCGCATCATTTCCGTGCCCAAGGCCCAGGAACCCGAGCCCGCGCCCGAGCCCAAGGCCGAGACGGTGGAAGTCCCCCCCGCCGCTCTCGCAGCCGAGGCTCCGACCACCGCGAAGGCCGAGGCCGAAACGTCCGCCGCGCCCGTCGTTCCCACAGTCGAGGAGACAACGCCTAAACCGGCGGTCAAGGTCGAGGCACAGGAAGCCGCCGCGGCCGAAACTCCGACCGCCGAAGCGCCCGTGCAGGAAGCCGCCGAGGCCACCGAAGGCGAGGAAAAGAAAAAGAAAAAGCCGCGCCGCGAAGTGCATATCCCGCAGGTGCGCATCATTTCCCGTCCCGATCCGAACCAGCCGCAGCCCCAGCCCGCGGCCCAGCCCCGCTCCGAGCGGCCCTACGAGCCTCGTCGCCCCGCCGGCCCTGGCGGCCCCCGCCCCGGCGGCCCCGGAGGCCCGCGTCCCGCCGGTCCCGGAGGCCCCCGTCCTTCCGGCCCCCGCCCCGGCGGCCCCGGAGGCCCGCGCCCGGGCGGCCCCGACGCCGCCGTTCCACCTCGTTCCGACAAGGATGGCGAGGCCGGCAAGCGCGGCAAACAGCGCAAGAAGGATCGCCGCGTGGTGGAATTCTCCCACGGCGCTCCCGGGTTCGAGTCCGAGGAGGCCGCTCGTCGCGCCGCCGCGGCTGGAGGACCGGGCAAGCGCAAGCCGATGCCCGGCGAAGAGGAAGGTTTCCGCCGCCACGGCCGCCGCAAGCGCAAGGCTCCCAAGGAAATGCCGCAGGAGGCCGCCCAGCCGCAGAAGGCCGTGAAGCGCAAGATCCGCGTGGACGAAACCATCCGGGTTTCCGATCTGGCCAAGCAGATGGCCGTCAAGGCCCCGGCCCTGATCAAGGCTCTCTTCGCCCTGGGCGTGATGGCCACCATCAACCAGGCCCTGGATCTGGACACCGCCACCCTGCTGGCCTCCGAGTTCGGCTATGAGGTGGAGAACGTCTCCTTCGACGAACAGGAATTCCTGGTCGAGGAGACCCCGGACACGGATGAGGATCTCAAACCCCGTCCGCCCGTGGTCACCATCATGGGCCATGTGGACCACGGCAAGACCTCCCTGCTGGACGCCATCCGCACCACCAACGTGACCGCGGGTGAGGCCGGCGGCATCACGCAGCACATCGGCGCCTACCATGTGGCCACCGATCGCGGTGAAGTGGTCTTCCTGGACACCCCGGGCCACGAGGCCTTCACCACCATGCGCGCCCGCGGGGCCCAGGTCACGGACATCGTGGTCCTGGTGGTGGCGGCCGACGACGGCGTCATGGACCAGACCCGCGAGGCCATCAACCACGCCCGGGCGGCCAACGTGCCCATCGTGGTCGCCGTGAACAAGATCGACAAGGAAGGGGCCAACCCCGACCGCGTGCGCCGCGAACTTTCCGAGTTCGGCTTGGTGCCCGAGGACTGGGGCGGCGAGACCATCTATGCTCACGTCTCGGCCAAACAGAAGGTCGGGATCGACAGCCTGTTGGAAATGATCCTGCTCCAGGCCGAGGTGCTGGAGCTGAAGGCCAACCCGGACAAGCACGCCCGGGGCCACATCATCGAGGCCAAGCTGGACAAGGGGCGCGGCCCGGTGGGCACCCTCCTCATCCGCGAGGGCAGCATCAAGATGGGCGACTCCTTCGTTTGCGGCGTGCAGCACGGCAAGGTGCGCGCGCTGTTCAACGATCAGGGCAAGAAGATCAAGTCGGCCGGGCCGGCCTGGCCCGTGGAGATCCAGGGCTTCGACGGCGTACCCGAGGCCGGCGACGAATTCGCCGTGGTGGCCGACGACAAGGTCGCCCGCCGCATCGCCCAGTCCCGCATGATCAAACAGCGCGAGAAGGAACTCGGCGGCAAATCCAAGATCTCCCTGGAGTCCTTCCTGGCCTCCAAGCCGGATCAGGAGGCCAAGAGCCTGAACCTGCTGGTCAAGGCCGACGTGCAGGGTTCCCTTGAGGCCATCGGCGAAGCCCTGAACAAGCTCTCGACCGACGAGGTCAAGGTCCAGGTGGTGCATGGCGGCGCGGGCGCGATCACCGAGTCCGACGTGATGCTGGCCGCCGCCTCTCAGGCCATCATCATCGGCTTCAATGTCCGCCCCACGGCCAAGGTCAAGGAAATGGCCGAGCGGGAGAACATCGAGATCCGCTTCTACGACATCATTTACAAGCTGGTGGGCGAGATCAAGGACGCCATGTCCGGCATGCTCACGCCGGACATCCAGGAGGCCTACCTGGGCCAGGCCGAGGTCCGCAACACCTTCAGCGTGCCCAAGGTCGGCACCGTGGCCGGCTGCGGCGTAGTGGATGGCAAGCTGACCCGCAACGCCAAGGTACGGCTGCTGCGCGACGGCGTGGTGGTCTACACCGGCCAGTTGGCCTCGCTCAAACGCTTCAAGGACGACGCCAAGGAAGTGCTCAAGGGCTACGAGTGCGGCGTCGGCCTGGAGAACTTCAACGACGTGAAGATCGGCGACGTGATCGAGGCCTTCGAACTGAAGGAAGTCGCCCGCACCTTGGAATAA
- the rbfA gene encoding 30S ribosome-binding factor RbfA: MKTTDSRRSVRLGDQILRELAGMLLEDIQDPRLDMVTLSGVRMNKDLRIAEVFFTLPVGEDRLKDAVTALEKCSGRLRGLLGKRLKLRYLPELRFVHDTFLEDMVYAKPHPGNLGNTEE; this comes from the coding sequence ATGAAGACCACCGACTCCCGCCGTTCGGTCAGGCTGGGCGACCAGATATTGCGCGAACTGGCGGGCATGCTTCTGGAGGACATCCAGGACCCCCGGCTGGACATGGTCACCCTATCCGGCGTGCGCATGAACAAGGATCTGCGCATCGCCGAGGTCTTCTTCACCCTGCCCGTCGGCGAAGATCGTCTCAAGGACGCCGTGACGGCGCTGGAAAAATGCTCCGGCCGATTGCGCGGACTCCTGGGCAAGCGCCTCAAGCTCCGCTACCTGCCCGAACTGCGTTTCGTGCATGACACCTTTCTCGAGGACATGGTCTATGCCAAGCCCCATCCGGGAAATCTCGGAAATACTGAAGAATAA
- the pnp gene encoding polyribonucleotide nucleotidyltransferase: MLVPFEKTRLSTPLTGGIEIALETGKMANQAHGSVWIQCRNTVVLVTAVSAPLPEDKGFFPLTCHYQEMSYAAGRIPGSYFRREIGRPSERETLVSRLIDRPIRPLFKKGFADEVQIVATVLSAGRNTNPDVLALTGASAALHLSPMPFLGPIAGARVGYIDGEFVLNPTYHRAQDESSLNLIFAATRDAVVMVEGGAQFLSENLIADALEWGHKQIIPLLDLQDELRAKCGKPKIEVTAPEPASELVSYVAEIATDELKAALAIPAKTARRVAKSAAESKALEAVAEKFAAEPEKAKLAKNVVEALGKKLMRTRIKEEGVRIDGRDLKTVRPLSIEVGVLPMTHGSCLFRRGETTALVTATLGSSRDEQRIETLTGEESKRFMLHYNFPSYSVGEVRPMRGPSRRDIGHGALAERSISQVLPSPDEFPFTLRVVSEVLDSNGSSSMATVCGATLALMDAGVPIKEPVAGIAMGLTKEGDDYLVLTDILGDEDALGDMDFKVAGSKDGISGIQMDVKLSTGIPSDVLRRALAQARDARLHILEHMGMVLAKPRPELSDLAPQMAVLHINPEKIRSVIGPGGKNIKAITAETGADIDIEDSGKVSIFAPTLESLEKTKEMVQYYDQTPEPGKNYEGTVKKLLEVGALVEVLPGVEGMLHVSQLDVERIEKVTDLLQLGQKVWVKVIELEAGGRIRLSRKAWLMEQAGQEVNLDEFRRPPSSRENGDRRGGRRDDRRDRPRR, encoded by the coding sequence ATGTTGGTACCTTTCGAAAAAACGCGCCTGTCCACCCCCTTGACGGGCGGCATTGAGATCGCCCTGGAAACCGGCAAGATGGCCAACCAGGCCCACGGCTCGGTCTGGATTCAGTGCCGCAACACAGTCGTCCTGGTCACGGCGGTGTCCGCCCCCCTGCCCGAGGACAAGGGCTTCTTCCCCCTGACCTGCCACTACCAGGAGATGTCCTACGCCGCCGGACGCATCCCCGGCAGCTACTTCCGCCGCGAGATCGGCCGCCCCTCCGAGCGCGAGACCCTGGTCTCCCGCCTCATCGACCGTCCGATCCGCCCGCTGTTCAAGAAGGGCTTCGCCGACGAAGTCCAGATCGTCGCCACCGTGCTCTCGGCGGGCCGCAACACGAACCCCGACGTGCTGGCCCTGACCGGCGCCTCGGCCGCCCTGCACCTCTCCCCCATGCCCTTCCTGGGCCCCATCGCGGGCGCCCGCGTGGGCTACATCGACGGCGAATTCGTGCTCAACCCGACCTACCACCGGGCCCAAGACGAGAGCAGTCTGAACCTCATCTTCGCGGCCACCCGCGATGCCGTGGTCATGGTCGAGGGCGGTGCGCAGTTCCTGTCCGAGAACCTCATCGCCGACGCCCTGGAATGGGGCCACAAGCAGATCATCCCCCTGCTCGACCTGCAGGATGAGCTGCGCGCCAAGTGCGGCAAGCCCAAGATCGAAGTCACGGCCCCTGAACCGGCCTCCGAGTTGGTTTCCTACGTGGCCGAAATCGCCACCGACGAACTCAAGGCCGCCCTGGCCATCCCGGCCAAGACCGCCCGCCGCGTGGCCAAATCCGCAGCCGAATCCAAGGCCCTCGAAGCCGTGGCCGAAAAGTTCGCGGCCGAGCCGGAGAAGGCCAAGCTGGCCAAGAACGTGGTCGAGGCCCTGGGCAAGAAGCTCATGCGCACGCGCATCAAGGAAGAGGGCGTGCGCATCGACGGCCGCGACCTGAAGACCGTGCGCCCCCTGTCCATCGAGGTCGGCGTCCTGCCCATGACCCACGGCTCCTGCCTCTTCCGGCGCGGCGAGACCACGGCCCTGGTCACCGCCACCCTGGGCAGCAGCCGCGACGAACAGCGCATCGAGACCCTCACCGGCGAGGAATCCAAGCGCTTCATGCTGCACTACAACTTCCCGTCCTACTCCGTGGGCGAAGTGCGGCCCATGCGCGGCCCCTCGCGCCGCGACATCGGCCACGGCGCCCTGGCCGAGCGTTCCATCTCCCAGGTTCTGCCCAGCCCGGACGAGTTCCCCTTCACCCTGCGCGTGGTCTCCGAGGTGCTCGACTCCAACGGCTCCTCCTCCATGGCCACGGTCTGCGGCGCGACGCTGGCCCTCATGGACGCGGGCGTGCCGATCAAGGAGCCCGTGGCCGGCATCGCCATGGGCCTGACCAAGGAGGGCGACGACTACCTCGTGCTCACGGACATTCTCGGCGACGAGGACGCCCTGGGCGACATGGACTTCAAGGTGGCGGGCTCCAAGGACGGCATCAGCGGCATCCAGATGGACGTGAAGCTCTCCACGGGCATCCCGTCCGACGTGCTGCGCCGCGCCCTGGCCCAGGCCCGCGACGCCCGCCTGCACATCCTCGAGCACATGGGCATGGTCCTGGCCAAGCCGCGGCCGGAACTCTCCGACCTGGCTCCGCAGATGGCCGTGCTGCACATCAATCCCGAGAAAATCCGCAGCGTCATCGGCCCCGGCGGCAAGAACATCAAGGCCATCACCGCCGAGACCGGCGCGGACATCGACATCGAGGACTCCGGCAAGGTCTCCATCTTCGCCCCGACGCTGGAATCGCTGGAGAAGACCAAGGAGATGGTCCAGTACTACGACCAGACTCCGGAGCCCGGCAAGAACTACGAGGGCACGGTCAAGAAGCTCCTCGAGGTGGGCGCCCTGGTGGAGGTTCTGCCCGGCGTGGAGGGCATGCTGCACGTGTCCCAGCTGGACGTGGAGCGCATCGAGAAGGTCACCGACCTCCTCCAGCTCGGCCAGAAGGTCTGGGTCAAGGTCATCGAACTGGAAGCCGGCGGCCGCATCCGCCTCTCCCGCAAGGCCTGGCTCATGGAGCAGGCCGGCCAGGAGGTCAACCTGGACGAGTTCCGCCGTCCCCCGTCTTCCCGCGAAAACGGGGATCGCCGAGGCGGCCGCCGCGACGACCGCCGGGACCGCCCGCGCCGCTAG
- a CDS encoding DHH family phosphoesterase — protein MPSPIREISEILKNNRSFLVASHVNPDGDAIGATAALGFLLRALGKNVVLYNPSGLPERYAWLALPEPLSTRLPEVLPDWTVTLDCGAPERLGSELSARLDPERTVNIDHHLGNPDFGAVNWVDPAEPAVGAMVAKLARELGAPLTGGLAEAVYLAVVTDTGHFTYGNTTPEVLELSAELLRGGLDLEGVNARISNQWSPRRLELWRRVLGSLVLRHDGRMALAVVTRDDLDGTGTTSEDCEEFVNFLRRLRGARVCVLVRQEGPERWKLSLRSQGADDVRAVAAGFGGGGHRNAAGAMIEAPLGTVLTNLTEAVGRMPGLKDRQ, from the coding sequence ATGCCAAGCCCCATCCGGGAAATCTCGGAAATACTGAAGAATAACCGCTCGTTTCTGGTGGCCTCGCACGTCAATCCCGACGGCGACGCCATCGGCGCCACGGCGGCTCTGGGGTTCCTGCTACGGGCCCTGGGCAAGAACGTGGTGCTCTACAATCCCTCGGGCCTGCCCGAGCGTTACGCCTGGCTGGCCCTGCCCGAGCCGCTTTCGACGCGTCTGCCCGAGGTTCTGCCCGACTGGACCGTGACCCTGGATTGCGGCGCGCCGGAACGGCTGGGCTCCGAGCTGTCCGCGCGACTCGATCCCGAACGCACCGTGAACATCGACCACCACCTGGGCAATCCCGACTTCGGGGCCGTGAACTGGGTGGATCCGGCCGAGCCGGCGGTGGGAGCCATGGTCGCCAAGCTGGCTCGTGAGCTGGGCGCGCCCCTGACCGGCGGCTTGGCCGAGGCCGTGTATCTGGCCGTGGTCACGGACACCGGCCACTTCACATACGGCAACACCACTCCCGAAGTCCTTGAGCTGAGCGCCGAGCTGCTGCGCGGCGGCCTGGATCTGGAGGGCGTCAACGCCCGGATCAGCAACCAGTGGTCGCCCCGGCGGCTGGAGTTGTGGCGGCGGGTTCTGGGCAGCCTGGTGCTGCGCCACGACGGCCGCATGGCCCTGGCCGTGGTCACCCGAGACGACCTGGACGGAACCGGGACCACGTCCGAAGACTGCGAGGAGTTCGTCAATTTTCTCCGCCGCCTGCGCGGCGCCCGGGTCTGTGTGCTGGTGCGCCAGGAGGGGCCGGAGCGCTGGAAGCTGAGCCTGCGCTCCCAAGGCGCGGACGACGTGCGGGCCGTGGCCGCCGGATTCGGCGGCGGCGGGCACAGGAACGCCGCCGGAGCCATGATCGAAGCCCCGCTGGGCACGGTCCTGACCAACCTGACCGAGGCCGTGGGGCGCATGCCCGGCCTGAAGGATCGCCAGTGA
- a CDS encoding YlxR family protein, whose product MTGERNGAARAAGESRHVPVRMCAVCRERLPKHELRRFVARSQNGDGTGPLPDPSQTMPGRGVYVCSKAVCMEKFRRRDGRRKEKGDRA is encoded by the coding sequence ATGACCGGAGAGCGGAACGGCGCCGCGCGGGCGGCGGGCGAATCCCGGCACGTGCCCGTGCGCATGTGCGCCGTATGCCGCGAACGGCTTCCAAAACACGAGCTGCGGCGCTTCGTTGCCCGCAGCCAGAATGGTGACGGAACCGGGCCCCTGCCCGACCCGTCCCAGACCATGCCCGGCCGGGGCGTCTACGTCTGCTCGAAGGCCGTCTGCATGGAGAAGTTCCGGCGTCGAGACGGCCGGCGGAAGGAGAAGGGGGATCGCGCATGA
- a CDS encoding DUF503 domain-containing protein: protein MIIGTLTLDFRLHGNDSLKGKRKVAQSLKQKLRNSFNLAVSEVDALDSHERLVLAAVTVGNETKVVEGRLAKALNLVEAAAEAELVHCETEIFSSSPEE from the coding sequence ATGATCATCGGCACGCTCACCCTGGATTTCCGGCTCCACGGCAACGACTCGCTCAAGGGCAAGCGCAAGGTGGCCCAAAGCCTCAAACAGAAGCTCCGCAACAGCTTCAACTTGGCCGTTTCCGAAGTGGACGCCCTGGATTCCCACGAACGCCTCGTGCTGGCGGCGGTCACGGTGGGCAACGAGACGAAAGTCGTGGAGGGTCGCTTGGCCAAGGCCCTGAACCTGGTGGAAGCCGCCGCCGAGGCCGAGCTGGTCCACTGCGAGACCGAAATTTTTTCCAGCTCTCCGGAGGAATGA
- the truB gene encoding tRNA pseudouridine(55) synthase TruB encodes MSRRNRHDPRQLDGLLVLNKPTGPTSAACLNRIKHGLGQFKIGHAGTLDPLAQGVLLVLLGQGTKIASYLTGGEKIYSGEFTLGLTSDTYDSEGKILARSEVTASPEEVAQAVEAWKDLTEQEVPAYSAAKHKGKPLYSLARAGEDVPVKSKAVTVFHAEPLEIALPTARFRVRCSAGTYVRSLVHSLGMRLGCGAIMTQLTREASLPFGLEQAHDLEAVLGEPERFAQRVIPLAEALPHWSRLRLSDTLAAQVKNGAWLPVAETEAEGHAAPGDHAVFLEPGGSPLALVEAQAKDGNLCWVILRGLWSEEAPRRDKGPGSAS; translated from the coding sequence GTGAGCCGCCGCAACCGCCACGATCCCCGCCAGCTGGACGGCCTGCTCGTGCTGAACAAGCCGACCGGCCCCACCTCGGCGGCCTGCCTGAACCGGATCAAGCACGGCCTGGGCCAGTTCAAAATCGGTCACGCCGGCACCCTGGACCCCCTGGCCCAGGGGGTGTTGCTTGTCCTGCTCGGACAGGGTACAAAGATAGCTTCCTACCTGACGGGGGGGGAGAAGATCTATTCCGGCGAATTCACGCTCGGGCTCACCAGCGACACCTACGACTCCGAGGGCAAGATCCTCGCGCGCTCGGAGGTGACGGCCTCCCCGGAGGAGGTGGCCCAGGCGGTTGAAGCCTGGAAGGACTTGACAGAACAGGAAGTACCCGCCTATTCGGCGGCGAAACATAAGGGGAAACCGCTCTACTCGCTGGCACGGGCCGGCGAGGACGTGCCCGTGAAAAGCAAGGCCGTCACGGTTTTCCATGCCGAACCGTTGGAAATAGCCCTTCCGACGGCGAGATTCCGGGTCAGATGCTCGGCGGGCACCTACGTACGCTCCCTGGTCCACAGCTTGGGGATGCGACTGGGTTGCGGCGCCATCATGACGCAACTGACCCGCGAGGCGAGCCTGCCCTTCGGACTGGAGCAGGCCCACGATCTCGAGGCCGTCCTTGGCGAGCCGGAGCGTTTCGCCCAGAGGGTCATCCCCCTGGCCGAGGCGCTCCCCCACTGGTCCCGGCTCCGCTTGAGCGATACGCTGGCCGCCCAGGTCAAAAACGGAGCCTGGCTGCCGGTGGCCGAGACGGAGGCCGAGGGGCACGCCGCTCCTGGAGACCACGCGGTCTTTCTGGAGCCCGGCGGCAGCCCTCTGGCGCTGGTGGAAGCTCAGGCCAAGGACGGAAACTTGTGCTGGGTCATCCTGCGGGGACTGTGGAGCGAGGAAGCGCCACGCCGCGACAAGGGCCCCGGTTCGGCGAGTTGA
- the rpsO gene encoding 30S ribosomal protein S15, which translates to MVLDAEGKNKIIEEYKRHEGDTGSPEVQVALLTERITYLTEHFKVHKKDFHSRTGLLKLVGQRRKLLNYLKNKDIQRYRDLIQRLGIRK; encoded by the coding sequence GTGGTTTTGGACGCCGAAGGCAAGAACAAGATCATCGAGGAATACAAGCGGCACGAAGGGGACACCGGGTCTCCGGAAGTGCAGGTGGCCCTGCTCACCGAGCGGATCACCTACCTGACCGAGCACTTCAAGGTGCATAAGAAGGACTTCCACTCCCGCACCGGCCTGCTCAAGCTGGTCGGTCAGCGCCGGAAGCTTCTCAACTACCTGAAGAACAAGGATATCCAGCGCTACCGCGACCTGATTCAGCGTCTCGGTATCCGCAAGTAG